From Neorhodopirellula lusitana, a single genomic window includes:
- a CDS encoding CBS domain-containing protein, which yields MTKTMGSSHLPAMDPSCMPTTTAREMMVRNLITLHPTMDAIEALDVLLRNHISGAPVVNEDGKFLGIFSEKSCMRFVVSLAYDGMPSTDVVALIDSDPPTITEETDLLTITQTFLNASCRRLPVLDAEGRLRGQISRRDVMRAVRVYLQKPAQRSNPAGLFLSAILSGEERRV from the coding sequence ATGACTAAAACCATGGGCTCTTCTCATCTTCCAGCAATGGACCCGTCTTGCATGCCGACGACGACAGCACGCGAGATGATGGTTCGAAATCTAATCACGCTTCATCCGACGATGGACGCGATCGAAGCCCTCGACGTCTTGTTGCGAAACCACATCTCCGGTGCGCCGGTGGTGAACGAAGACGGCAAGTTCTTGGGTATCTTTTCCGAAAAATCTTGCATGCGGTTTGTGGTCTCGCTGGCATATGACGGAATGCCTAGCACCGACGTTGTCGCGTTGATCGATTCGGATCCGCCAACGATTACCGAGGAAACGGATTTACTAACGATCACCCAAACATTTTTGAACGCTTCGTGCCGCCGCTTGCCGGTGTTGGATGCGGAGGGCCGATTACGTGGCCAGATTTCACGACGGGACGTGATGCGGGCGGTGCGCGTCTATCTTCAAAAGCCGGCTCAGAGAAGCAATCCAGCCGGACTGTTCCTGAGCGCGATCCTATCGGGCGAAGAACGGCGCGTCTAA